The Kosakonia sp. SMBL-WEM22 sequence CCTTACCGGAACGTCTCGACCTGCTGAAAGGCATTGTTATTGGCCACCGCGATGGCTATGGTTTTCTGCGCGTTGAAGGCCGCAAAGACGATCTCTATCTCTCCAGCGAGCAGATGAAAACCTGCATCCACGGCGATCAGGTGCTGGCACAGCCGCTGGGCGCCGATCGCAAAGGGCGCCGCGAAGCGCGTATCGTCCGCGTACTGGTGCCAAAAACCGGGCAGATTGTTGGCCGCTACTTTACCGACGCTGGCGTCGGCTTTGTGGTGCCGGACGACAGCCGCCTGAGCTTCGATATCCTTATCCCGCCTGAAGAGATCATGGGCGCGCGTATGGGCTTTGTGGTGGTGGTCGAGCTGACCCAGCGACCGACTCGCCGCACCAAAGCGGTGGGTAAAATTGTTGAAGTGCTGGGCGACAACATGGGCACCGGCATGGCCGTCGATATGGCGCTGCGCACCCATGAAATTCCATATCAGTGGCCGCCGGAAGTTGAAAAGCAGATTGCTGACCTGAAAGAGCAGGTACCGGAAGAGGCAAAAGTGGGCCGCGTCGATCTGCGTAATCTGCCGCTGGTCACCATTGATGGCGAAGATGCCCGCGACTTTGATGACGCCGTTTACTGCGAGAAGAAACGCGGCGGCGGCTGGCGCTTATGGGTTGCCATCGCCGATGTCAGCTACTACGTGCGCCACGGAACGCCGCTGGACAACGAAGCGCGTAATCGCGGCACCTCCGTCTACTTCCCGTCCCAGGTTGTGCCAATGCTGCCGGAAGTGCTCTCCAACGGCCTCTGCTCTCTGAATCCGCAGGTCGATCGCCTCTGCATGGTATGTGAGATGACCATCTCCGCTAAAGGGCGTCTGACCGGCTACAAGTTCTACGAAGCGGTGATGAGTTCCCACGCGCGTCTGACCTACACCAAGGTGTGGCATATGCTGCAGGGCGATGGCGAGCTGCGCGAGCAGTACGCACCGCTGGTAAAACATATTGAAGAGCTGCACACCCTCTATAAAACGCTCGAGCAGGCGCGCGCCGAGCGCGGCGGCATCTCCTTTGAGAGCGAAGAGGCGAAGTTTATTTTCAACGCTGAACGTCGCATTGAGCGCATTGAACAGACGCAGCGTAACGATGCACACAAGCTGATTGAAGAGTGCATGATCCTCGCCAACATCTCTGCGGCCCGCTTCGTTGAGAAGGCAGAAGAGCCTGCGCTGTTCCGTATTCACGATAAACCGACTAATGACGCCATTACCGCGTTTCGTACCGTGCTCGCCGAGCTGGGTCTGGAGCTGCCGGGCGGCAACAAGCCGGAGCCGCGCGATTATGCCGCGCTGCTGGAATCGATCGCCGATCGTCCCGATCACGAAATGCTGCAAACCATGCTGCTGCGCTCAATGAAACAGGCGATCTATGATCCGGAAAACCGTGGTCACTTTGGCCTCGCGCTGCAATCCTATGCGCACTTTACCTCGCCGATTCGCCGCTACCCGGATCTTTCGTTGCACCGCGCGATCAAGTATCTGCTGGCGAAAGAGAACGGCGAGAAGGGCAACAGTACCGCAACGGGCGGCTGGCATTACAGCATGGAAGAGATCCTCCAACTGGGTCAGCACTGCTCAATGGCCGAGCGCCGTGCCGATGAAGCGACCCGTGATGTTGCTGACTGGCTGAAGTGCGACTTTATGCAGGATCAGGTGGGTAACACCTTCTCCGGTGTGATCGCCAGCGTTACTGGCTTCGGCTTCTTTGTGCGTCTCGCTGATCTGTTTATCGATGGTCTCGTGCATGTATCATCGCTGGATAACGACTACTACCGTTTTGACCAGATTGGCCAGCGCCTGATTGGCGAATCCGGCGGTCAGACCTATCGCCTCGGCGATCGGGTTGAAGTGAAGGTTGAAGCGGTCAATATGGACGAGCGCAAGATTGACTTCTCGCTTATCTCCAGCGAGCGCGCCCCGCGCAATCCGGGTAAAACCGAGCGAGAGCGCAATAAAAAAGGCGCGGCAGGGCGCAGCAACACCAGCAAAAAGCCGCCGCGTCGGCAGGCTAATAAAAAGGTGAATTTCGAGCCGGATAGCGAATTCCGCAGCGATAAAGCCAGAGGAAAAGCGAAAAAAGCGAAAAAGCCCTCTGAGAAAACGCAAAAAATAGCCGCCGCCACCAAAGCCAAGCGCGCGGCGCGCAAGAAAAAAGCCGATTGATAATCAAAAACCCCTTCTGCAAAGAGGGGGTTTTTCTTTATATCCTGTCCAATGATAAGAGGTGGCTAAATAAAGCGTCAGAGAAAAGCCGTTTCGGCGCTGCCAATTTTCGTTAAGTCACACCCTGTGAATTTCATACCGATGCCGTGTTCTGGATCGATTTCGTTTGAAAAGAGTAAACCGAAACATCTCTTCTCCGGCGGCAACAGGTAGATTCTTATTAGCGTCAGCTCGCTGAGCGCTGCGGAATAGATGCTTAGCGTGTAGTTCTGCGCTGCGATAACGGCTTTTTCGAAAATGGCGTATTGCTGATGAATAAGAAATGCGAGCGTCTCTCTTATATTTCCATCTGCCACATCGCACTCAAGGGCAGTGCATTGCACCGCCTGCGCGCCAAAAGCGGGCAGGGTTAGATCTGTCGTTATACCTTCATCATCTGCGTAAAAATCGAGCTTCTGGACACTCATCTCATCTCCCCTGAGCAGTTCGGCCTTACCCTCTAAAAACCTGTCAGACCCCATGTTACAAGGGCTGAGGGCGGTTCGTGGTATCAGAATCAGAGGATATATCCTTAAAATGATTGCGCGCTAACGTTTTCACGTCTAACTTGTCGGTGTTGTACAAGTTTCGTGGGGAAATCTGTACAACTTACTGGGCTGACTGCAAAGGATAGCCACGTCACTTTTTCTAGCGAGTTTATGATGAATAACGCGACTTTTAAGACATTTGAGACTACAGACAGCAAGCTTCATGCCTTTGAGGCCGAAAAACAGATTATTGACGAGCTGACCTTTGCACTGAAATCAGTGAAAACCGTGGTGACCAATAAGGATCTGATTCTTGCTCTTATCAGCCGGCTTGAGACGGAATCTGACGTTGTCCAGAATGACATCCTGCGCAACGCGCTGGAGATGATTGTTCATCGCACTCAGGATGATATCTAAGTAGATGGATTTAGCACGGCAGCCTTTGCACAAGCGGAGGCTGCCGTTTTTTATTAATGGATCTTATCGTCCGTGCCTGGTTTCCACTGCGCTAGAAAGTTCTTACGGTTCACCGGCGCACGCGAACGTTCGTTCGTCGTTTTAGCAATCATCGCCTGAATTTCATCAATAGCGCTGTCGCAGGCCGCAATGCCTTCGCGGCTTACCGCCTGTTTGCGTTTGTCATTGAGTATTGCCAGCACGGCGCGAAAAGAGACTGCCTCATCCGTGTTCAGCAGCTGTTTGACAGCCTTTCCGATAAGCACACCTGCCACTTTTTCTGTATCAATGGTGCTCATGGTCTCCTCCTGTTAGGGCCAGCAAAATAAGCTCTTACTTTTCAGTGCGCTCTGTTTTACCTGACTCTGCGTTGGTGAGCGTTGCCTGGAACAGTTCTCCAGCCTGGTGTCTCCTAATTAATAAAAAGTCGCCTTAAGCGAATAAAGATGCATATTTAAATCGTCTTATAATAATACTCACTAAAAAAACGTTTTTTATACGCGATGAGACACTTTACATAATAAATATTATGTCGCTATGTTGAATTAATCACTGTTTATTTAATTATAAAAGATATTGGCGGCCTCTCCATTTTTTGAGAACTATCTGGTTTTTATTCTGTTTTTAGTAACAGAAAAGAGAGGTGTGTTAGATTGAAAGTCAATTTTTTCAGTTGGATAGGTGGCGTTTTACGAAAGAAGCGGTCTCAATGGTGACGCGCAATAATATAAAAAACTATAACAGTGTGCGTTATGTTTTTAATAACAGTTGTCCGTGAATTGAGATTTAGCCTAATCCAACGATCTGGAAAAAAATCGGTTTTGATGATTATTTTCCAGACCTGCAACATGCGCTTACGCTTGCTTATTAATAGTCACATTGTCAAAGACCATAAATACCCGGGTCGTACCAGCGAGGCCGCTATATCCGCCCGCACCGCCGCCAAGGTGACAGGCGAGCGCGGTAAAGGTCCAGGCATCTTCTGCAGAGGCGCTAATCTGACGTGTGGTTAAGGTTTCAAGACCATGCTGCTCGCCAAAGGCGCGCACACGGGCGGCATATTCGCCGAGCGCTTCGCGCACGGAAGGGTGATCCCATCCCCATAGCCAGGTTCCCTCTTCGGTGTCATAGGTGCCAACCACCTGCACCGGCGCGGTAATGACCCACCCTTTTTCATGATTGGTAAAGGTAATGGTACCGACATCGAGATCAACACCCCACTCGGCGCTGTCCAGGCCCCACATCTCGGTTGCCGCCTGTGTACGCAGCTGCATCTCATTATTGGCGCGGACAATGGTCAGGTCGGGTTCGCGAAGCGCTTCGTCCTTCGCTTTATCGTTACCACCGCCAAAAAACTTCTTAAAAAAATTGGCCATCCGGAGTCTCCAGTAACTCGTTGTCGTTTCGGTAAAGTTTAGCGCGTCAGGGCTTGAATCCTGATTGAAAAAACACCGCCCGCAGGCGGTGTTGGGGTGGTTAACGAACCAGATGCAGGAAGTGTAGATGTTTTTCATATTGATCAAGAATATCGTTGATCAACTGCTCCTGATTCCAGCCCATAACATCATAGTTTTGCCCGCCCTCTTTGAGATAGATTTCAGCGCGGTAATACTTATGCTGCTCCGCCTGCTGTTCATCACTCTCCAGGCCCGAAATCGCAAAGGTCGGGGCGTTATACCCTCGCAGCCTCACTTCATAAATAAAGTTAAGCTCATCGCCCAGGTCGACTTCGAAGCGAATACGATCGTCTGCGGCATCACTGATGGTACTGCGCGTTCCCTGTTTATTAAGCTCCTCCTGCACCAGTGTCATCGCTGGCTGGATGACATCATCCATAAAGCGTTTCACCAGCGATCGTTTCGGCAGATAGGCGATATTACGTAACCGACGCTGCCACGGGATCGGGTTGCGCGCCGCAGTCGGCGCGATGGTCGCCATGCTTTGGCTTTCACGCTTGGTGAGATCCCGACGCAACGCTTTTAACAGCCCATAAATTGAGATCAGCAGGATCACTGAGAAGGGCAGCGCACTGGCAATGGTCACCGTTTGCAGGGCGCTTAACCCGCCAGCCAGCAGCAGCGCAATCGCCACCACACCCATCAGCGCAGCCCAGAAGATGCGCTGCCAGACCGGCGTATGACTTGAGCCGCCGGAGGCGAGGGTATCCACCACCATGGCACCAGAGTCAGCGGAGGTGACAAAGAAGACAATCACCATCGCCATGGCGATAAACGACAGAACGCTTGCGAAAGGGAAGTGCTCAAGGAAGTTAAACAGCGCCAGCGCGACATCCTGCTGCACGGTGTCAGCCAGGTCGCGTGCGCCTTCGGTCATGATGAGATGGATCGCGCTGTTACCAAACACCGTCATCCACAGCAGCGTGAAACCTGCCGGGACAAACAGCACGCCAGTGACAAACTCACGGATCGTTCTGCCACGGGAGACGCGGGCGATAAACATACCGACAAACGGCGACCAGGAGAGCCACCAGCCCCAGTAGAGCAGCGTCCAGCCGCCCAGCCAGTTGCTCGACTTCGGCTCATAGGCGTAGAGGTTAAATGTCTTGCTCACCAGCTCGGAGAGATAGCCGCCGGTGTTCTCAACAAAGGATTTAAGTAGCAGCACCATCGGGCCAAGCAGCATTACTAACACCAGCAGCAGCAGCGCCAGGCTAAGGTTCAGTTCAGAGAGGATGCGGATCCCTTTATCGAGGCCTGATACTACGGAAATCGTGGCAAGGCCGGTGATCACGACGATCAAAATAACCTGTACGGTCTCATTGATCGGCACGCCGAACAGATGATTCAGGCCCGCATTGACCTGCAATACGCCGTAGCCCAGCGAGGTGGCTACGCCAAAGACCGTACCGATCACCGCGAAAATATCGACAGCGTGGCCTAAAGGCCCGTAAATGCGATCGCCAATAATCGGGAAGAGCGCGGAGCGCAGCGTGAGCGGTAAACCGTGGCGGTAGCTGAAGAAGGCGAGGATCAACGCGACAATGGCGTAGATGGCCCAAGCATGCAGCCCCCAGTGGAAAAAGGTGAGGCGCATCGCCTGCTTCGCCGCTTCAATGGTTTCAGGTGTGCCCACCGGTGGCGATAAGTAGTGCATCACCGGCTCGGCCACGCCAAAGAACATCAGGCCGATCCCCATGCCTGCCGAGAAGAGCATCGCGAACCAGGAGTGGTAGCTAAAGTCAGGCTGTGCGTGGTCGGGCCCAAGTTTAATATCGCCATAACGCGAAAGCCCAAGGAAGGTGACACTCAGCAGGATCAGCGCGACGGCAAGGATATAAAACCAGCTGGCATTGGTGAAAAGCTCCTGCTGTAACAGCTTGAATTTCGTGTCGGCGAGTTCGGGGAAAAGCGAGGCGAAAGCCGCAAGGAGCACGATTAATAACGCCGATGTAGCAAACACAGGCTTATTGATCGTGTTCCCGGCCTTAATTGTCGAAAGATCTTGTTCACTCATAATCTATTCATTCCATAGGTTAGTTGCCCTGAACGGATATAAAGAACAGCGAAATAGTAACAAATATGATGGTCAGGAGAAGTTATTATTCGAATGAATATAACCCCATAAAATATAAGATTTATGCGGTAATCCCAGGCTCGCAGGGTTTTGCCTTTGTTACTGGAAGGAGAGGCGCAGTAGAGAATCGATCCTGCCTGCACGCCAATGTTAAGGCAGGGGAAACGGGGAGAAGCATTCCCCCCGGTATGCACAAATATCAGAAGGTGACGCCAGCGCCTAAATAGGCTCCGTCGATAATGGTATGGCCCGGACGACCATCTTTGCCATCGACGCTTGCGTGACGGTAACCGGCTTTAAGCGTAAGCGGGGTGATAGGTGTCCACTTAATGCCGCCATTCGCTTCGACGTAATTTTTCACGCTGTTGGTCAGGCCGTTCGGTGCGGAGTAGCCTTCGCCATAGAGATGAATACTGTCCGTCAGCGCCCAGTCGATGCCGCCGCCAATCGGGAAGGCCACGCCGTTATCGCCTTTTTTCGGCCCGAGGTAGACGGCTTTTGTGCCCGCAGAGAGGGTCACCGGACCGAGGCCAAAGTTATAGCCCACGCCCAGGCTGCCCAGTTGCGCACCATCCTTCGTGTTTTTTACCCAGTTGCTCTCTGCATATAAGCCATCTGAGCTTTTGCCTAATTCCGCATTGAGATTGGTGTAGTTCTTACTTTGTTCGGCGGTAAAACCCATCGCCAGGGCTGAACCCGATGCCATAACCAGAGATAAAGATAAAAGAACAGATAATTTTTTCACGTTTGCGACTCCTCAATAATTTCACATTGAACTTATCAAGTACGCCTCTGTCTGAAAAATTGCGCTGGTCTCAAAATGTAAATTACGTAACGCATGATATTTAACGCTCGTTATGGCTATTATTTGGCGATGTCAATATTGGATGCTCGTCTGGTTTAGCGTTGGTTTAATTCCCTGCCTCAATTAATATTGAATATTTGCCTTGGTTGTTCTTTTTTTCATCATTGCTTTAAATATGAAAAATATTACCATCGCAATTGATAATAATCATTTCTCTTTGACCTTAATATGCTGTTACATTCTTTGAAATAACTATATGTATCACCAACTTTTTAGCCCGGCTTGCTTACAGGTTCGCATTATCTGTCGTCATTGCTGGCGGGCTGATCCACTTCGCTAAAGGACTCTTGCTCCAGCGCGCAATCACCGGGTGCAAAATTATTTTTAACGACATTAATAGCACCCTAATAAAATGCACCTCTAAAAAGATAGATAAATATGATATATCCCGATCGGGGCGGTAATATGTTATGCCGAAATGGATTCAACGTGCGTTGCAGTAATACGTGATTTAGATCATGAATACTCTATTTTACGCATAAGCTGAAGAATAAATCATAAAGTTAAATTTTAAGGCTGACGATAACTGGAAATAGCGCCCCCAAACTAACTTTATGGTGAACCGTATGTCCGTTACCGCTTTTATAGGAAACATCACGAATAATTTGAGCGTCGGCAAAAAACTGACCTCCAGTTTTATTATCGTGCTTATTATTATGTTGATTACCGTTGCTACGGGTCTTATTGGCTTTAAAAAAGTTGAAGAGAATGCCGATAAAGAAGCGGTTACCGTCCAGATGGTAAATACACTCAGCACCGCACGCCTTAACCGCACCCTTTATCAATATACCGGCTCGGCGGAAAACGCTGATAAAAACCTCAAGGCGTTACAACAAATTATCGAGCTGGCGAACTCGCTGGATACTTTCTCCTGGAGCGAGGAAGGGCGGGCGAAAATTGATAGCCTACAGCAGCAAACCGAAACGTACATGGCGCAAAGAAGCACCTTTGTCTCGTCAATACAGCGCCGTAACGAGCTGGCCGCCGCGTTGCGCGCCGCGAAGATTGAAGATATCGCCCAGCAGACCGCGTCACTGAGCGCCAGCGGTAGCCTCAGCCCTGACAGCACGGTAGTGGCCGCGCGACTTGAAGGCAGGCTGCAACAGTCGGCGCTGTTAATTGAAGAGCTGATCGATTCCGGCAGCGCCGATATCGCCGCCCGTCTCAGCACGGCGCTTCAGCAAAGCGCGGAATATGGTAAAGCGCTGGCCGGGCAGGGCGGAGAGCTTGACTCCTTAAACGCTGCGCTGACCACCGAGCTTACCAGCCTGCGGGAGAATATTGACCAGTTCGTCACCGCCTTTGCCAATCAGGCAACGCAATCTAAAACCCTGACCGGCACCGCCACCCATTTAAACGAGTCCGTTGAGAATTTCTTCGTCTGGCAGCAGGCGCAGGTGAAGCAAACCATGTCTCATGCGATGACCATCATGCTGATTGCTGCGGCGGTAGGCATTGCGATTGCGCTGCTGATTGCCTGGCGCATCACCCGCAACATTACCCGTCCGCTGCGTGAAACGCTGCATATTGCCGAGCGCATTTCGCAGGGCGATCTCACCATGTCTATCTCAACCGAACGTCGCGATGAGCCGGGGTTGCTACTGCAAGCGGTTTCCGTGATGAATGAGAACCTGAAAGAGGTGATATCCCGCGTGCGTAGCGGCGTGGAGAGCGTGTCGCGCGCCTCGGCAGAAATCGCCGCTGGCAACATCGATCTCTCCTCGCGTACGGAGCAGCAGTCCGCTGCGGTAGTAGAAACCGCCGCCAGTATGGAAGAGCTGACCTCAACGGTGAAACAGAACGCTGACAACGCCAGCCATGCCAGCAAACTGGCGGCAGAAGCCTCTTCAAATGCCGATCGCGGCGGCAAGATTGTCGGTGAAGTGGTCACCACGATGGAGGGCATCCGCGCCAGCTCGCACAAAATTGGCGACATCATCAACGTCATTAACAGCATCGCTTTCCAGACCAATATCCTGGCGCTCAACGCCGCAGTAGAAGCGGCGCGTGCGGGTGAACAGGGGCGCGGGTTTGCCGTGGTTGCAGGTGAGGTAAGAACGCTGGCGCAGCGCAGTGCCACGGCGGCAAAAGAGATTGAAGCCCTGATCCATGAAGCGGGTACCCAGGTAGAGAATGGCTCTAAGCTGGTCGCCGGTGCCGGTGAGGCGATGGAGGGGATCGTCACCTCTGTGGCCCAGGTACGCAATATCATGAATGAGATTGCCGGCGCGTCAGAAGAGCAGAGCCGCGGCATCACCCAGATTGGTCAGGCGATGGCTGAGATGGATACCACCACCCAGCAGAACGCCGCGCTGGTGGAGGAGTCCTCTGCGGCGGCAAGCTCGCTCGAAGAGCAGGCGCGAGAGCTGGAGCAGACTATCTCTATCTTCACCCTTTCCGGCCATAAAGCGCAGGCCGCGAAAAAGCCAGCGGCAAGCAAGACCGCCGCGCTTAAACCGGCGCTGGCAGAGACAAGCTGGGAGAGTTTTTAACGCGCAATTCCCGGCGCTTAGATAAACCTGCCGCCTCGCACGGCGGGTTAAGTTCGACCTGAGGCGTGGGTTGGTTATAATGGGCGCCGGTGATCACTATCACGGCCCTAACAACCCGGCGCAAACCGCCCCAAATGAGTACCCTCAATGAGTGAAATGATTTACGGCATCCATGCGGTGCAGGCCCTGCTGGAGCGCGCCCCGGAGCGTTTTCAGGAAGTTTTTATTCTGAAAGGCCGCGAAGATAAACGTCTTCTGCCGCTGATCCACGCGCTGGAAGCGCAGGGCGTGGTGATCCAGGTAGCGAACCGCCAGTATCTGGATGAGAAGAGCGAAGGCGCGGTGCACCAGGGGATCATTGCACGCGTTAAGCCTGGCCGTCAGTATCAGGAGAACGATCTGCCGGATCTGATCGCCAGCCTCGATCAACCCTTCTTTTTGATCCTCGATGGCGTCACGGATCCCCATAACCTCGGCGCCTGTTTACGTAGCGCCGATGCGGCGGGCGTCCATGCGGTGATCGTGCCGAAGGACAAATCGGCGCAGCTGAACGCGACGGCGAAAAAAGTGGCCTGCGGCGCGGCAGAGAGTGTTCCGCTGA is a genomic window containing:
- the rnr gene encoding ribonuclease R, which produces MSQDPFLERETEKYSNPIPSREFILDHLSKREKPASRDELAVELNIEGEEQHEALRRRLRAMERDGQLVFTRRQCYALPERLDLLKGIVIGHRDGYGFLRVEGRKDDLYLSSEQMKTCIHGDQVLAQPLGADRKGRREARIVRVLVPKTGQIVGRYFTDAGVGFVVPDDSRLSFDILIPPEEIMGARMGFVVVVELTQRPTRRTKAVGKIVEVLGDNMGTGMAVDMALRTHEIPYQWPPEVEKQIADLKEQVPEEAKVGRVDLRNLPLVTIDGEDARDFDDAVYCEKKRGGGWRLWVAIADVSYYVRHGTPLDNEARNRGTSVYFPSQVVPMLPEVLSNGLCSLNPQVDRLCMVCEMTISAKGRLTGYKFYEAVMSSHARLTYTKVWHMLQGDGELREQYAPLVKHIEELHTLYKTLEQARAERGGISFESEEAKFIFNAERRIERIEQTQRNDAHKLIEECMILANISAARFVEKAEEPALFRIHDKPTNDAITAFRTVLAELGLELPGGNKPEPRDYAALLESIADRPDHEMLQTMLLRSMKQAIYDPENRGHFGLALQSYAHFTSPIRRYPDLSLHRAIKYLLAKENGEKGNSTATGGWHYSMEEILQLGQHCSMAERRADEATRDVADWLKCDFMQDQVGNTFSGVIASVTGFGFFVRLADLFIDGLVHVSSLDNDYYRFDQIGQRLIGESGGQTYRLGDRVEVKVEAVNMDERKIDFSLISSERAPRNPGKTERERNKKGAAGRSNTSKKPPRRQANKKVNFEPDSEFRSDKARGKAKKAKKPSEKTQKIAAATKAKRAARKKKAD
- a CDS encoding biofilm development regulator YmgB/AriR family protein, whose protein sequence is MNNATFKTFETTDSKLHAFEAEKQIIDELTFALKSVKTVVTNKDLILALISRLETESDVVQNDILRNALEMIVHRTQDDI
- a CDS encoding DUF6882 domain-containing protein, giving the protein MANFFKKFFGGGNDKAKDEALREPDLTIVRANNEMQLRTQAATEMWGLDSAEWGVDLDVGTITFTNHEKGWVITAPVQVVGTYDTEEGTWLWGWDHPSVREALGEYAARVRAFGEQHGLETLTTRQISASAEDAWTFTALACHLGGGAGGYSGLAGTTRVFMVFDNVTINKQA
- the betT gene encoding choline BCCT transporter BetT; this translates as MSEQDLSTIKAGNTINKPVFATSALLIVLLAAFASLFPELADTKFKLLQQELFTNASWFYILAVALILLSVTFLGLSRYGDIKLGPDHAQPDFSYHSWFAMLFSAGMGIGLMFFGVAEPVMHYLSPPVGTPETIEAAKQAMRLTFFHWGLHAWAIYAIVALILAFFSYRHGLPLTLRSALFPIIGDRIYGPLGHAVDIFAVIGTVFGVATSLGYGVLQVNAGLNHLFGVPINETVQVILIVVITGLATISVVSGLDKGIRILSELNLSLALLLLVLVMLLGPMVLLLKSFVENTGGYLSELVSKTFNLYAYEPKSSNWLGGWTLLYWGWWLSWSPFVGMFIARVSRGRTIREFVTGVLFVPAGFTLLWMTVFGNSAIHLIMTEGARDLADTVQQDVALALFNFLEHFPFASVLSFIAMAMVIVFFVTSADSGAMVVDTLASGGSSHTPVWQRIFWAALMGVVAIALLLAGGLSALQTVTIASALPFSVILLISIYGLLKALRRDLTKRESQSMATIAPTAARNPIPWQRRLRNIAYLPKRSLVKRFMDDVIQPAMTLVQEELNKQGTRSTISDAADDRIRFEVDLGDELNFIYEVRLRGYNAPTFAISGLESDEQQAEQHKYYRAEIYLKEGGQNYDVMGWNQEQLINDILDQYEKHLHFLHLVR
- a CDS encoding YfaZ family outer membrane protein, with product MKKLSVLLSLSLVMASGSALAMGFTAEQSKNYTNLNAELGKSSDGLYAESNWVKNTKDGAQLGSLGVGYNFGLGPVTLSAGTKAVYLGPKKGDNGVAFPIGGGIDWALTDSIHLYGEGYSAPNGLTNSVKNYVEANGGIKWTPITPLTLKAGYRHASVDGKDGRPGHTIIDGAYLGAGVTF
- a CDS encoding methyl-accepting chemotaxis protein encodes the protein MSVTAFIGNITNNLSVGKKLTSSFIIVLIIMLITVATGLIGFKKVEENADKEAVTVQMVNTLSTARLNRTLYQYTGSAENADKNLKALQQIIELANSLDTFSWSEEGRAKIDSLQQQTETYMAQRSTFVSSIQRRNELAAALRAAKIEDIAQQTASLSASGSLSPDSTVVAARLEGRLQQSALLIEELIDSGSADIAARLSTALQQSAEYGKALAGQGGELDSLNAALTTELTSLRENIDQFVTAFANQATQSKTLTGTATHLNESVENFFVWQQAQVKQTMSHAMTIMLIAAAVGIAIALLIAWRITRNITRPLRETLHIAERISQGDLTMSISTERRDEPGLLLQAVSVMNENLKEVISRVRSGVESVSRASAEIAAGNIDLSSRTEQQSAAVVETAASMEELTSTVKQNADNASHASKLAAEASSNADRGGKIVGEVVTTMEGIRASSHKIGDIINVINSIAFQTNILALNAAVEAARAGEQGRGFAVVAGEVRTLAQRSATAAKEIEALIHEAGTQVENGSKLVAGAGEAMEGIVTSVAQVRNIMNEIAGASEEQSRGITQIGQAMAEMDTTTQQNAALVEESSAAASSLEEQARELEQTISIFTLSGHKAQAAKKPAASKTAALKPALAETSWESF
- the rlmB gene encoding 23S rRNA (guanosine(2251)-2'-O)-methyltransferase RlmB — its product is MSEMIYGIHAVQALLERAPERFQEVFILKGREDKRLLPLIHALEAQGVVIQVANRQYLDEKSEGAVHQGIIARVKPGRQYQENDLPDLIASLDQPFFLILDGVTDPHNLGACLRSADAAGVHAVIVPKDKSAQLNATAKKVACGAAESVPLIRVTNLARTMRLLQEENIWIVGTAGEADHTLFQSKMTGPMALVMGAEGEGMRRLTREHCDELISIPMAGSVSSLNVSVATGICLFEAVRQRS